One window of Anaerolineae bacterium genomic DNA carries:
- a CDS encoding NADH-ubiquinone oxidoreductase chain N yields MSGSVFNATMFLAILPELWIFVLASLVLILDLALPKDQHRVLGWVTAIGLLLGIVVSLIVAVPSQQTQFVWGNLIRFDHLGFVFSLLFMFGAAMTALFSSNLEKIGQRGDFYVLMLVSTLGMCLMASAADVIMLYLAIETTSIPLYVLAGFYKEDDKSTEAGFKYLLFGAMTSAIMLFGFSYLFGLAGTTNLYELVNQVAQNQLSPFLLYGVLAFILVGFAFKISAFPFHFWAPDVYSGAPTPIAGFLSTASKAAGFAVLVRVLWVGFPEIQPYWVYIMTGVSIATMTVGNLLALAQKDIKRLLAYSSIAHAGYALIGFVAVSELGATSVIFYLIVYLLTNLAAFGTVSVFEKTSGSSEIASFAGLSRRSPWLAMMMLVAFLSLAGMPPFGGFVIKFTVFAAAVQRGLIGLAVIGVLNSIVGLYYYLTVLKVVYLYRSEEEHIPVAVPQASLLALAVLCIGVIVMGIIAAPWFDIGTLGAKALW; encoded by the coding sequence GTGAGTGGCTCGGTCTTCAATGCGACGATGTTCCTGGCAATATTGCCAGAGTTATGGATCTTTGTTTTAGCTTCCCTGGTTCTTATCCTTGACCTGGCTCTGCCAAAAGATCAACACCGGGTATTAGGTTGGGTGACCGCTATAGGACTTCTCCTGGGCATCGTGGTAAGTTTAATTGTAGCAGTCCCATCTCAGCAGACACAGTTTGTCTGGGGCAACCTGATTCGCTTCGATCATCTGGGGTTTGTCTTCAGCCTGCTCTTCATGTTTGGGGCAGCAATGACAGCCTTATTCAGCAGCAATCTGGAAAAAATTGGTCAGCGGGGAGATTTTTATGTATTGATGCTGGTATCCACCCTGGGCATGTGTCTCATGGCTTCTGCAGCGGATGTGATCATGCTCTACCTGGCAATCGAAACTACATCCATCCCGCTTTATGTGTTGGCTGGTTTTTATAAAGAGGATGATAAATCAACCGAAGCAGGATTTAAGTACTTACTCTTTGGGGCGATGACCTCGGCAATTATGCTGTTTGGCTTCAGTTATCTCTTTGGGTTAGCGGGTACGACCAACCTTTATGAGCTGGTCAATCAGGTTGCCCAGAATCAACTTTCACCCTTCCTTCTTTATGGTGTGTTGGCGTTTATTCTGGTGGGTTTTGCATTCAAAATTTCTGCTTTCCCGTTCCATTTTTGGGCGCCAGATGTATATAGCGGAGCGCCAACTCCGATTGCTGGTTTCCTTTCCACTGCCTCAAAGGCGGCTGGTTTTGCTGTGTTGGTACGGGTGCTCTGGGTTGGTTTTCCAGAAATTCAACCCTATTGGGTATATATCATGACGGGCGTCTCAATTGCTACCATGACCGTTGGTAATCTTCTGGCGCTTGCACAGAAAGATATCAAGCGGTTATTAGCGTATTCATCGATTGCTCATGCTGGATATGCGTTGATCGGTTTCGTAGCCGTTTCTGAGTTAGGTGCAACAAGCGTGATCTTCTACCTGATAGTGTATTTGCTAACCAATCTGGCAGCGTTTGGAACAGTATCCGTATTTGAAAAGACCAGTGGCTCCAGTGAGATTGCTTCTTTTGCCGGTTTAAGTCGTCGTTCCCCGTGGTTAGCGATGATGATGCTGGTGGCATTTTTGTCTCTGGCTGGTATGCCACCTTTTGGCGGTTTTGTCATCAAGTTTACGGTTTTTGCTGCTGCAGTTCAACGCGGCTTAATCGGCTTAGCAGTGATCGGTGTATTGAACTCTATTGTGGGGTTGTACTACTATTTGACAGTTCTGAAAGTGGTTTACCTTTATCGATCGGAAGAGGAGCATATCCCTGTAGCCGTTCCACAGGCAAGTTTGCTTGCTCTGGCTGTTCTATGCATTGGAGTAATCGTCATGGGTATCATTGCAGCTCCCTGGTTTGATATCGGAACACTTGGCGCAAAGGCTTTATGGTAA
- a CDS encoding Nudix hydrolase family protein yields the protein MEIKELTEQMHRFVQSKGWYEQTSSRPQTLKNLAISLVLEACEVLEQFQWQEQPPDSEYLAEELADVFLYLLQISSLAEIDLEKATLEKLNKNYQRTWK from the coding sequence ATGGAAATCAAAGAACTTACCGAACAAATGCATCGTTTTGTTCAATCCAAGGGCTGGTATGAACAAACAAGCTCTCGCCCTCAGACACTTAAAAATCTTGCAATCTCATTAGTCCTGGAAGCCTGTGAGGTTCTTGAGCAATTTCAATGGCAAGAGCAACCACCGGATAGTGAGTACCTTGCAGAGGAACTTGCAGATGTATTTCTCTATTTGTTGCAAATTTCCTCTCTGGCAGAGATTGATCTCGAAAAAGCTACATTAGAGAAATTGAATAAGAATTATCAAAGAACCTGGAAATAG
- a CDS encoding Polyribonucleotide nucleotidyltransferase yields the protein MKPESVIVETVVGNKRFQIETGKIASQAGGAVTIRVGDTVVFAAATMSSEPKESVDFFPLTVDYEERMYAGGRIPGSFFRREGRPSDEAILTARLADRPLRPLFPKDLRNEVQIILYSLSSDGENPIDILAVNAASAALTISDIPWGGPIGAVRIGRIDGQYLVNPTFTEIEYSDLDLRLAGTRDAILMVECGANEVSEEDMIEALAFGHQALQPIIDLQEELAGKIGKPKATYPVAIENEALIAAIHEEAAPIILQVLEKPYIKSERNAAFKQLETSLIEKYKDPFSATESEIRAALEGCYKEIVRRRILEQGIRADGRQLDEIRPIWCEVNVSPRAHGSGLFTRGETQVLTLATLGTPREAQEIDSLTPAESKRYMHHYNFPPFSTGEVKALRGASRREIGHGALAERALVPVIPPENKFPYTLRLVSEVLSSNGSSSMASVCGSTLALMDTGVPISAPVAGVAMGLVKEGDRYAILTDILGLEDHFGDMDFKVAGTPKGITALQMDIKIKGISSDLMLEALNKAKVARAFILEKMLEVIPAPRPELKPHAPRITVVQIPIDKIGAVIGPGGKTIRSIQEETNTKIDIGEDGSVFIAATDGESARIAVERVENLTETPVVGRIYTGKVVRVADFGAFVEILPNVDGLVHISQLDSERVNKVEDVVRVGDEITVMVTDIDSQGKIRLSRAAVLEGWTAEEAQVRDQRGGAPRSSGGFRPQSGGKKDDRRPGGGHPRR from the coding sequence ATGAAACCAGAAAGTGTAATTGTTGAAACCGTAGTCGGAAACAAACGTTTTCAAATTGAAACAGGCAAGATTGCTTCACAGGCAGGTGGAGCAGTAACCATTCGGGTCGGGGATACGGTTGTTTTTGCAGCCGCAACGATGAGCAGTGAACCAAAGGAAAGTGTTGACTTTTTCCCTCTCACTGTTGATTACGAAGAAAGGATGTACGCTGGGGGGAGGATTCCCGGTTCGTTTTTCCGCCGCGAAGGTCGCCCATCAGACGAGGCGATTCTTACTGCCCGCCTTGCCGATCGCCCCTTACGGCCTCTCTTCCCCAAAGACTTGCGGAATGAAGTTCAAATAATTTTATATTCACTGTCTTCAGATGGAGAAAACCCGATTGATATCCTTGCCGTCAATGCTGCTTCTGCAGCCCTTACGATCTCAGATATCCCCTGGGGCGGACCAATCGGCGCAGTTCGCATTGGGCGAATTGATGGTCAGTACCTGGTCAACCCAACCTTCACTGAAATCGAGTATTCTGATCTCGATCTACGCCTGGCAGGCACCCGTGATGCAATTTTGATGGTGGAGTGTGGCGCAAACGAGGTCAGCGAAGAAGACATGATCGAGGCACTTGCATTTGGCCATCAAGCCCTCCAACCTATCATCGATCTTCAAGAAGAACTGGCAGGAAAAATCGGTAAACCCAAAGCAACTTACCCGGTAGCGATTGAAAATGAAGCTCTGATAGCAGCCATTCATGAAGAAGCCGCTCCAATAATCCTTCAGGTTTTAGAAAAGCCTTATATCAAAAGCGAACGGAACGCCGCATTCAAGCAACTCGAGACTTCACTGATCGAAAAATATAAAGATCCATTTTCTGCAACCGAATCGGAGATTCGGGCGGCGCTGGAGGGTTGCTACAAAGAAATTGTGCGTCGTCGTATCTTAGAACAAGGAATCCGAGCAGACGGACGCCAGCTTGATGAAATTCGCCCGATCTGGTGTGAGGTCAACGTCAGCCCGCGTGCTCATGGTTCGGGGTTATTTACGCGGGGGGAGACCCAGGTGCTGACCCTGGCAACCCTTGGAACGCCAAGAGAAGCACAGGAAATCGACAGCCTTACTCCTGCCGAGAGCAAACGCTACATGCATCACTACAATTTCCCACCGTTCTCGACTGGGGAAGTAAAGGCATTGCGCGGAGCTTCGCGGCGGGAGATCGGTCACGGCGCTCTGGCAGAAAGAGCGTTGGTGCCAGTCATTCCTCCGGAAAACAAATTTCCATACACCCTTCGCCTGGTTTCAGAGGTTTTGTCTTCCAACGGCTCATCTTCCATGGCTTCGGTCTGTGGGTCAACGCTGGCTTTGATGGATACCGGTGTTCCAATCTCTGCCCCGGTTGCCGGTGTTGCGATGGGATTGGTTAAAGAAGGTGATCGTTATGCCATCCTGACCGATATCCTTGGTTTAGAAGACCATTTTGGAGATATGGATTTCAAAGTTGCCGGCACTCCAAAAGGAATTACCGCTCTCCAAATGGACATCAAGATTAAAGGAATATCCTCTGATCTGATGCTTGAAGCTCTCAACAAGGCAAAAGTTGCCAGAGCTTTTATTTTAGAAAAAATGCTGGAGGTGATTCCCGCACCTCGCCCGGAGTTAAAACCTCATGCACCGCGTATCACCGTTGTACAGATACCGATTGACAAGATCGGAGCTGTTATTGGGCCGGGTGGCAAAACCATTCGCAGCATCCAAGAAGAAACCAACACAAAGATCGATATTGGAGAAGATGGATCAGTCTTTATTGCAGCAACCGATGGGGAATCGGCTCGAATTGCCGTTGAAAGAGTCGAGAATCTAACCGAAACGCCGGTGGTTGGTCGGATATATACGGGAAAAGTTGTCCGTGTTGCCGACTTTGGCGCGTTTGTTGAAATTCTTCCCAATGTCGATGGACTTGTTCACATCTCCCAGCTTGATTCTGAGCGGGTTAATAAAGTCGAAGATGTTGTTCGCGTCGGGGACGAAATCACGGTTATGGTCACCGACATTGACAGCCAAGGAAAAATTCGCCTTTCAAGAGCAGCCGTTTTGGAAGGATGGACTGCAGAAGAAGCCCAGGTGCGCGATCAACGCGGCGGAGCACCTCGATCGAGTGGTGGTTTCCGCCCACAGTCAGGCGGCAAAAAAGATGACAGGCGTCCTGGCGGAGGACACCCTCGCCGCTAA
- a CDS encoding ATP synthase F0 sector subunit a: MSEEKPKKRFNLRTLIIYFCILAGIYAAFLGPSILKPVSPVVVLPAEPTGLSIGGFDITNTMLATLIADIILISIAVFVVRKFIRSGNLIPSGFYNAFEALVEFLWNTVEGAAGKWAYRIFPVPATIFLLIFVANLVKLVPGFESIGRIKEVHHGYGYAPVLLAKVGNVSLYTIDKAQKREHVAKEAEHTDSHGEEEKLCEACEIVPFLRGSATDLNFPFALAFIAVLMTQVYGVWALGIGYFEKFFPIRQLIKGGAMGAINFIVGILELILEFAKILSFGFRLFGNIFAGTLLLSIVGALTAVLVPVGLYFFEVFFGIIQAYVFYLLATIFISGATVSHHAEEAH; the protein is encoded by the coding sequence GTGAGCGAAGAAAAACCAAAGAAGCGTTTCAACCTGAGAACTCTGATTATCTACTTTTGTATTCTTGCTGGCATCTATGCAGCTTTTCTCGGACCTTCCATTTTAAAGCCAGTTAGCCCGGTTGTAGTTCTGCCGGCTGAACCGACCGGATTGTCTATTGGGGGCTTTGATATAACCAATACCATGCTGGCAACTTTGATTGCCGATATCATCTTGATCTCTATTGCAGTATTCGTCGTCAGGAAATTTATTCGCAGTGGAAATCTAATTCCAAGCGGCTTTTACAATGCTTTTGAAGCTTTGGTGGAATTCTTGTGGAATACTGTGGAAGGTGCAGCCGGTAAGTGGGCTTATCGGATTTTCCCGGTTCCGGCAACCATCTTCTTGCTCATCTTTGTTGCCAATTTAGTCAAGCTAGTGCCCGGCTTTGAAAGCATTGGTCGAATTAAAGAAGTGCACCATGGGTATGGCTATGCTCCGGTTTTGCTTGCAAAAGTTGGAAATGTTAGCCTGTATACAATTGATAAGGCACAAAAAAGAGAACACGTAGCCAAAGAGGCTGAGCATACTGACAGCCATGGTGAAGAAGAAAAGCTTTGTGAAGCCTGTGAGATTGTTCCCTTTCTCCGTGGTTCGGCGACGGATTTGAATTTCCCCTTCGCTTTAGCATTTATTGCTGTCCTTATGACCCAGGTTTATGGCGTTTGGGCATTGGGGATCGGCTATTTTGAAAAGTTTTTCCCGATTCGCCAGTTGATCAAAGGGGGGGCAATGGGTGCAATTAATTTCATTGTGGGTATATTGGAACTGATTCTGGAATTTGCAAAAATTCTATCCTTTGGCTTCCGGTTATTTGGAAACATCTTTGCGGGTACTCTGTTGCTTTCGATTGTAGGGGCATTAACGGCTGTTCTCGTGCCTGTTGGCTTATACTTTTTTGAGGTGTTTTTTGGTATCATTCAGGCTTACGTTTTTTACCTGTTAGCTACCATCTTTATCAGTGGAGCTACAGTTAGCCATCATGCTGAAGAGGCGCATTAA
- a CDS encoding tRNA nucleotidyltransferase, A-adding, translated as MRIILTHEVADFDAIASLLGAYYLDPNSTPVLPRKINRNVRGFLTLYGAELPFVELRDLPLEPIESITLVDTQTLTTIKGVTSQTKVRVIDHHPLREDIPTDWNITLSATGANTTLLIELIRGQEVHLTPVQATLLLLGIYEDTGALTYTRTTPRDLQAAAFLLEQGASLSVLANFLFHPLSDEQMKIFYQLQSNYRTINIHGHRIVIAKAEIGNLEAELSTIAHKLRDVLEPDALFVLVQTKSGIQLIARSTSEDIDVAMVAQKFGGGGHERAAACLVRDRSIDSLEDELVEYLKEIITPAIVVAQILSRDPQLVPPEMGVHEIASLMQKYGHEGYPVVENGQVIGLVTRRAVDRAIAHKLNLTARQIMEAGQVTVTPQESLESVQTVMTVSGWGQIPVVDEAGKIIGIVTRTDVIKALPVGSRLPSRVNLASRLEKILPSSQVILIKLVSQIAVENRLALYIVGGFVRDLLLEKPSMDFDLVVEGDAIALAKALRSRYGGRVTKHDRFRTAKWYIDKSHPRIIQEYQKYIEGGELTPLLDEIPSTLDFVTARTEFYTHPTALPTVEPSSIKLDLHRRDFTINTLAIRLDGTHYGELHDYWGGLSDLRRGLIRVLHSLSFVDDPTRILRAIRFEQRFHFRIEERTLQLIMDARSLLSKVSGDRIRHELDLIFVEEQVLAMLDRLQELGIFEHIHPQLIWDEWIRDRSRRLWIYEPQTFGIDLKPTEAVVRRDLFYLFLLCRIDQDSCLTIIERLKLPSSLRRKLRDANRIWALREQFSEMDRLTAMAQLEGVDPTVAYGLGLMDEENGNLVELIRFYFTKWVKTKCTTDGRLLRQMGISPGPSYRRILSELKLAWIEGRIKSPQEEMELLNEMIKSVA; from the coding sequence ATGCGAATTATTCTTACCCACGAAGTAGCTGATTTTGATGCAATTGCATCTTTGTTGGGAGCATATTATTTAGATCCCAATAGTACTCCCGTATTACCTCGCAAAATCAATCGCAATGTGCGTGGTTTCTTGACGTTATATGGCGCTGAGTTACCTTTCGTGGAGTTGCGAGACCTGCCTTTAGAACCAATTGAATCCATAACGCTGGTTGACACGCAAACGCTGACGACGATCAAAGGGGTAACCTCGCAAACCAAAGTGCGGGTTATCGATCATCATCCCTTAAGGGAAGATATCCCTACAGACTGGAATATCACTCTGTCGGCTACAGGAGCAAATACTACTCTACTAATTGAATTAATTCGTGGTCAAGAAGTCCATCTCACACCAGTTCAAGCGACATTGTTGTTACTGGGTATTTATGAGGATACAGGGGCACTGACTTACACCCGCACGACGCCGCGCGATTTGCAGGCCGCTGCCTTTCTACTGGAACAAGGCGCAAGCCTGTCCGTGCTTGCGAATTTTTTGTTTCATCCTCTATCTGATGAGCAGATGAAAATCTTTTATCAGTTGCAATCTAACTATCGGACAATTAATATCCACGGTCACCGAATTGTCATAGCAAAAGCAGAAATTGGGAATCTGGAGGCAGAGCTTTCAACCATTGCTCATAAGTTGCGGGATGTTCTGGAACCTGATGCCCTGTTTGTTCTTGTGCAAACGAAGAGCGGAATACAATTGATTGCTCGATCGACCAGTGAGGATATAGATGTCGCCATGGTTGCCCAAAAATTTGGCGGGGGAGGGCATGAGCGCGCAGCTGCCTGTTTAGTTAGAGACCGCTCGATTGACTCCTTAGAGGACGAACTGGTTGAATATCTCAAAGAAATTATCACGCCGGCAATTGTTGTTGCTCAAATCTTGTCTCGTGATCCTCAACTGGTTCCTCCGGAGATGGGAGTCCATGAAATTGCTTCTCTGATGCAGAAATATGGTCACGAAGGGTATCCGGTTGTTGAAAACGGTCAGGTTATTGGTCTGGTGACCCGACGAGCAGTGGATCGGGCAATTGCTCATAAATTGAACCTGACTGCCAGACAAATCATGGAAGCTGGTCAGGTCACGGTGACTCCGCAAGAATCCCTGGAATCTGTTCAGACGGTGATGACCGTTAGCGGCTGGGGGCAAATACCGGTTGTCGATGAGGCGGGCAAAATTATCGGCATTGTGACGCGGACGGATGTCATTAAAGCTCTCCCGGTTGGTAGTCGTTTGCCTTCCAGAGTCAATCTTGCCAGTCGCCTGGAAAAAATCTTACCCTCCTCCCAGGTGATATTAATCAAGCTGGTCTCCCAAATTGCTGTGGAAAACCGCTTAGCTCTCTATATTGTAGGTGGATTTGTGCGAGATTTGCTCCTGGAAAAACCCAGTATGGATTTTGACCTGGTTGTCGAAGGCGATGCAATTGCCCTTGCTAAAGCATTGCGGTCAAGGTATGGGGGCAGAGTAACAAAACATGATCGCTTTCGCACAGCAAAATGGTATATTGATAAAAGTCACCCCAGGATCATCCAGGAATACCAAAAGTATATCGAAGGTGGAGAACTAACCCCACTCCTGGACGAAATTCCTTCAACACTGGATTTTGTTACTGCCAGGACAGAATTTTATACCCATCCAACGGCGTTGCCAACCGTAGAGCCCAGTAGTATAAAACTGGATTTACACCGCAGGGATTTTACAATCAATACGCTTGCCATCCGTTTAGATGGCACACACTATGGAGAATTGCATGATTATTGGGGAGGGTTGAGTGATCTCCGGCGAGGTCTGATTCGGGTTTTACATTCACTTTCATTTGTGGATGACCCAACGAGGATATTACGGGCAATTCGCTTTGAGCAAAGATTTCATTTTCGGATCGAAGAGCGAACCCTTCAGCTTATTATGGATGCCCGTAGTCTTCTATCAAAAGTGTCGGGGGATCGCATTCGACATGAACTTGATTTGATATTTGTCGAAGAGCAGGTTTTGGCCATGCTTGACCGACTTCAGGAATTGGGGATTTTCGAACATATCCACCCTCAATTAATATGGGATGAATGGATTCGGGATCGCAGTCGGCGTTTGTGGATTTATGAGCCACAAACGTTTGGTATTGACCTTAAGCCCACTGAAGCTGTTGTCCGCCGAGATCTGTTTTATCTTTTCTTACTATGCCGAATAGATCAGGATAGTTGCCTTACAATTATCGAACGCCTGAAATTGCCGTCATCCTTGAGAAGAAAATTACGAGACGCAAACCGTATATGGGCATTAAGAGAGCAGTTTTCAGAGATGGATCGATTAACTGCTATGGCTCAATTAGAGGGTGTTGATCCTACCGTTGCCTATGGATTAGGGCTTATGGATGAGGAAAATGGCAATCTAGTGGAATTGATCAGGTTCTATTTTACAAAATGGGTCAAGACCAAATGTACTACGGATGGTCGTCTATTAAGACAAATGGGAATTTCTCCCGGCCCATCATATCGGCGCATCTTAAGCGAGCTAAAATTAGCCTGGATTGAAGGACGAATTAAGAGCCCCCAGGAAGAGATGGAATTATTGAATGAAATGATCAAATCGGTTGCGTGA
- a CDS encoding UDP-N-acetylmuramoylalanyl-D-glutamate--2,6-diaminopimelate ligase has product MKLSQLIQPLVEYNLLAHFPNPFIDLEIQGIVSDSRQVKPGSIFVAIPGLTYDGHDYVVQAIQKGAVAVVGERADIEISTPYIQVVNSRRALAALSAAWYGFPARQMTIIGVTGTDGKTTTSNYIYQILKTAGYSVGMISTVSALIGEETIDTGFHVTTPDAPQIQYLLAKMAAREPFPITHVVLETTSHGLAQYRVSACEYDIGVFTNITHEHLDFHGTYENYRAAKAQLIEELVNTVQKVQGNIRLAVLNRDDQAFEYLRERVTFYPLVKMITYGVSLEADVRADEIQIINHKPQFFVKNKGKRTFVQLNLMGEYNISNALAAWCATVEGLGIEAEVAAEGLRQVSAIPGRMERIDLGQSYLAIVDFAHTPNALRNALISARKLTNGRIIAVFGSAGLRDREKRKQMAEIGVKLADFCILTAEDPRTESVEAILLEMKNGADTAGGVEGRNYIRIADRRAAIRMAVHLARAGDVILLLGKGHEQSMCFGEIEYTWDDRVALKSAIAEQLGIPGPAMPFLPG; this is encoded by the coding sequence ATGAAATTATCGCAATTAATTCAACCTCTTGTTGAGTACAACTTACTGGCTCATTTTCCAAATCCTTTTATTGATCTTGAAATTCAAGGTATTGTCTCCGATTCCAGACAAGTTAAACCCGGAAGTATCTTTGTAGCCATCCCAGGTCTGACCTATGATGGGCATGATTATGTTGTTCAAGCAATTCAGAAAGGCGCGGTTGCGGTAGTTGGTGAACGGGCAGACATAGAAATTTCAACACCTTATATCCAGGTTGTCAACTCACGTAGGGCTTTGGCTGCACTTTCCGCAGCCTGGTATGGCTTTCCTGCGCGGCAAATGACGATCATTGGAGTTACCGGCACGGATGGTAAGACCACAACCAGCAATTATATTTATCAAATTTTGAAGACAGCAGGATATTCGGTTGGGATGATCTCAACCGTTAGTGCGCTGATTGGTGAAGAGACGATCGACACTGGATTTCATGTAACAACACCCGATGCTCCTCAGATTCAGTATCTATTAGCTAAAATGGCGGCCCGAGAGCCGTTCCCGATCACCCATGTTGTTCTCGAAACAACCTCGCATGGGTTAGCACAGTACCGTGTCTCAGCTTGTGAGTACGACATCGGAGTATTTACGAACATCACCCACGAACATCTTGATTTTCACGGAACTTATGAAAACTATCGGGCAGCGAAAGCACAGTTAATTGAAGAGCTTGTAAATACAGTGCAAAAAGTTCAAGGGAATATCCGACTAGCAGTTCTTAACCGGGATGATCAGGCTTTCGAATATCTACGGGAGCGGGTCACCTTCTATCCTTTGGTGAAAATGATCACATACGGTGTATCTCTCGAAGCAGATGTGCGCGCAGATGAAATCCAGATTATCAACCATAAACCGCAGTTTTTTGTAAAAAACAAAGGAAAACGGACTTTTGTGCAGCTCAACCTGATGGGTGAGTACAATATCTCCAATGCCCTGGCTGCCTGGTGCGCAACGGTTGAGGGCTTGGGGATTGAAGCTGAGGTGGCTGCAGAGGGTCTGAGGCAGGTGAGTGCCATTCCGGGCAGAATGGAGAGGATTGATCTTGGTCAATCTTACCTGGCAATTGTAGATTTTGCGCATACTCCAAATGCTTTAAGGAATGCTCTAATCAGCGCCAGAAAGCTGACCAATGGAAGGATAATCGCTGTATTTGGTTCGGCGGGTTTACGGGATCGCGAAAAACGAAAGCAAATGGCGGAAATCGGGGTTAAACTGGCCGATTTTTGTATCTTAACTGCGGAAGATCCTCGAACAGAAAGCGTTGAGGCGATCCTGCTAGAAATGAAAAATGGAGCAGATACTGCCGGGGGAGTTGAAGGAAGAAATTATATTCGTATAGCCGACCGACGCGCCGCTATCCGGATGGCTGTCCACCTGGCAAGGGCCGGCGATGTGATACTTTTACTGGGAAAGGGGCATGAACAGTCGATGTGTTTTGGGGAGATTGAGTATACCTGGGATGACCGTGTTGCGTTGAAAAGTGCAATTGCGGAACAACTTGGCATCCCAGGTCCAGCTATGCCATTTTTGCCGGGTTAG
- a CDS encoding ATP synthase F0 sector subunit c codes for MNDPEAFVSGLKLLGAGLAMISAIGAGFGVGLAAFGGVQAMGRNPDAAPIIQTNMILGMAFAEAIAIYALAVALIIIFAA; via the coding sequence ATGAATGATCCTGAGGCATTTGTAAGTGGTTTGAAATTGCTCGGAGCTGGATTGGCGATGATCAGTGCCATTGGTGCTGGATTTGGGGTAGGTTTAGCTGCATTTGGTGGTGTTCAGGCAATGGGAAGAAATCCCGACGCAGCACCGATCATCCAAACGAATATGATCCTGGGCATGGCATTCGCCGAAGCTATCGCAATTTATGCCCTTGCCGTGGCTCTCATCATAATCTTCGCCGCATGA
- a CDS encoding ATP synthase F0 sector subunit b gives MEKLGINLGFFLFQVFNFTILALLMYALAYKPIVRMLENRKNKIAQGLEDARIAAEARANAEKEAKAIIAEAQNNAAQKVREATERADVAAKEILAQAEAQANKIREEARIEAAQERDRILLELRGQIASLAIAAAQKLIGEALDEKRQHALLEEFFSGVKSGKVVVLEDVELSGDSAEVISALPLLPHEQETVKKDILSKMGEQATVSFRVDPSIMGGLIVKVGDKILDGSVVGQLESLKQSLQ, from the coding sequence ATGGAGAAATTAGGTATCAATCTAGGTTTCTTCCTTTTTCAGGTTTTCAACTTTACGATTTTAGCCTTGCTCATGTATGCTTTGGCATATAAACCGATCGTTCGAATGTTAGAAAACCGGAAAAATAAAATTGCCCAGGGATTGGAAGATGCGCGGATTGCCGCTGAAGCAAGGGCAAATGCAGAAAAAGAAGCCAAAGCTATCATAGCTGAAGCCCAGAACAATGCTGCTCAAAAGGTTCGCGAGGCAACCGAAAGGGCGGATGTGGCCGCGAAGGAGATCCTTGCCCAGGCAGAAGCGCAGGCAAATAAAATCCGCGAAGAAGCCCGCATAGAAGCCGCTCAGGAGAGAGACCGCATTCTCCTGGAGTTGCGTGGGCAAATTGCTTCGCTGGCAATAGCTGCTGCCCAAAAACTCATTGGAGAAGCGCTGGATGAAAAACGTCAACACGCGTTGTTGGAAGAGTTCTTCTCGGGGGTTAAATCTGGAAAGGTCGTTGTCCTCGAAGATGTTGAGTTAAGCGGTGATTCGGCGGAAGTGATTAGCGCTTTGCCGCTTTTGCCTCATGAACAGGAAACGGTGAAGAAAGATATTTTGTCTAAAATGGGTGAGCAAGCCACTGTATCTTTTCGGGTTGATCCATCTATTATGGGCGGCCTGATCGTCAAAGTTGGTGATAAGATTTTGGATGGATCTGTTGTTGGTCAGCTCGAATCCTTGAAACAATCGCTTCAGTAA